In Morganella morganii, the following are encoded in one genomic region:
- the lptM gene encoding LPS translocon maturation chaperone LptM, translating to MICAVSAVMLLTLSGCGLKGPLYFPPEEPAAAKSAPAAKPAAEQSAVQTDNAEPGKTQK from the coding sequence ATGATCTGTGCGGTATCCGCCGTGATGCTGCTGACCCTGTCCGGCTGCGGACTGAAAGGCCCGCTTTACTTCCCGCCGGAAGAGCCTGCCGCCGCGAAAAGCGCGCCTGCAGCCAAGCCTGCGGCAGAGCAGTCTGCTGTGCAGACTGACAACGCTGAGCCCGGCAAAACGCAAAAATGA
- the dapF gene encoding diaminopimelate epimerase, which translates to MQFTKMHGLGNDFMVVDAVTQNIYFSPELICRLADRHTGVGFDQLLVVEAPYDPELDFHYRIFNADGSEVAQCGNGARCFARFVRLKGLTNKRDIRVSTQSGRMVLTIADDDNVRVNMGVPEFEPALVPFRAVKEEKTYIIRAAERTVLCGVVSMGNPHCVIQVESTETAEVEVIGPVLESHERFPERANIGFMQILSRDHIRLRVYERGVGETQACGSGACAAVSVGIRQGLLAENVQVDLPGGTLFISWEGEGKPLFMTGPATHVYDGVIHL; encoded by the coding sequence ATGCAGTTCACCAAAATGCACGGCCTGGGTAATGATTTTATGGTGGTGGACGCCGTCACCCAGAATATCTATTTTTCTCCGGAGCTTATCTGCCGTCTGGCAGACCGGCACACCGGTGTCGGCTTTGATCAGCTGCTGGTGGTGGAAGCGCCCTATGACCCGGAACTGGATTTTCACTACCGCATCTTTAACGCCGACGGCAGTGAAGTGGCGCAGTGCGGCAACGGCGCGCGCTGTTTTGCCCGGTTTGTCCGCCTCAAAGGGCTGACCAACAAACGGGATATCCGTGTCAGCACGCAGTCCGGACGCATGGTGCTCACGATTGCCGATGATGACAATGTCCGCGTGAATATGGGCGTGCCGGAGTTTGAACCGGCGCTGGTACCGTTCCGCGCGGTCAAAGAAGAGAAAACCTATATTATCCGCGCCGCTGAACGCACGGTTCTGTGTGGTGTGGTGTCGATGGGCAATCCGCACTGTGTTATCCAGGTGGAAAGCACGGAAACGGCGGAAGTTGAGGTTATCGGCCCTGTTCTGGAAAGCCACGAGCGTTTCCCGGAGCGGGCAAATATCGGCTTTATGCAGATCCTGTCGCGTGACCATATCCGTCTGCGCGTATACGAGCGCGGTGTCGGTGAAACACAGGCCTGCGGCAGCGGCGCCTGTGCGGCGGTTTCTGTCGGGATCCGCCAGGGCCTGCTGGCTGAAAATGTGCAGGTGGATTTACCCGGCGGTACCCTGTTTATCAGCTGGGAAGGTGAGGGAAAACCCCTGTTTATGACCGGCCCGGCCACGCATGTATATGATGGTGTTATCCATCTTTAA
- a CDS encoding DUF484 family protein, with protein MDSQQDTAVFAPSGEPDEAAVLAYLKAHPDFFIRNAAQITDMTIPHPVKGAVSLVEWQLGRQRERIGTLTDDLMQLMIQARENEHLFSRLLKLLASLSAATSLDDFSERLNQWAKGLKLSHARIRLFTDSWRLGAPFRHQDLALSRAHFEAIRLSRFGDRNHYLGQLTAPEIQLLLPDSAFVGSASVSLLGGQHDLGVVIFVSRDKQHYQKDMGTAMLEQVAYFLPQLLQRWVELA; from the coding sequence ATGGACAGTCAACAGGATACGGCCGTATTTGCCCCTTCCGGAGAGCCGGATGAGGCGGCGGTGCTGGCGTATCTGAAAGCGCATCCGGATTTTTTCATCCGCAATGCCGCGCAGATCACTGACATGACCATCCCGCACCCGGTAAAAGGTGCGGTCTCTCTGGTGGAGTGGCAGCTCGGACGCCAGCGTGAGCGGATAGGCACGCTGACGGATGATCTGATGCAGCTGATGATACAGGCCCGTGAAAACGAACACCTGTTCTCGCGCCTGCTGAAACTGCTGGCGTCGCTGTCCGCCGCGACTTCTCTTGATGATTTTTCCGAACGCCTGAATCAGTGGGCGAAGGGGCTGAAACTCAGTCATGCCAGAATCCGTCTGTTTACTGACAGCTGGCGGCTGGGTGCGCCGTTCCGTCATCAGGATCTGGCCTTATCCCGCGCACACTTTGAAGCCATCCGTCTCTCCCGCTTCGGGGATCGCAACCATTATCTGGGACAACTGACAGCCCCTGAAATTCAGCTGCTGCTGCCGGACAGTGCATTTGTCGGTTCAGCGTCTGTATCGCTGCTGGGCGGACAGCATGACCTCGGTGTAGTGATATTTGTCAGCCGTGACAAGCAGCACTATCAGAAAGATATGGGTACCGCGATGCTGGAACAGGTAGCCTATTTCCTGCCGCAGCTGCTGCAGCGCTGGGTGGAGCTGGCATGA
- the xerC gene encoding tyrosine recombinase XerC, with translation MTDSAADDLLVTAEQFLQYLRVERRLSPVTITNYRRQLTALAEMMAAGKLRCWAQLEPATVRMLAAKSRRNGLQPASLALRLSALRSFLDWQVSNGLLPANPAKAVSAPKQGRHLPKNMDVDDITRLMDISSNDPLTVRDRTMLEVMYGAGLRLSELVGLNTGDFDLATGEVRVLGKGSKERKVPLGKTAVACLERWLPLRELYDPEDRAVFISTKSGKRISARNVQKRFEYWGLHQGLNSHLNPHKLRHSFATHILESSGDLRAVQELLGHANLSTTQIYTHLDFQHLANVYDVAHPRAKRGKP, from the coding sequence ATGACGGACAGCGCGGCAGATGACCTGCTGGTCACGGCAGAACAGTTTCTGCAGTATCTGCGGGTAGAGCGCCGGTTAAGTCCGGTCACGATTACCAATTACCGCCGCCAGCTCACCGCGCTGGCGGAAATGATGGCCGCCGGTAAACTCCGCTGCTGGGCACAACTGGAACCGGCAACAGTGCGGATGCTGGCCGCAAAAAGCCGCCGTAACGGGTTACAGCCCGCCAGTCTGGCGCTGCGTCTTTCCGCTCTCCGTTCATTTCTTGACTGGCAGGTCAGTAACGGCCTGCTGCCCGCCAATCCGGCCAAGGCTGTCAGTGCCCCGAAACAGGGACGGCACCTGCCGAAAAATATGGATGTGGATGATATTACCCGGCTGATGGATATCAGCAGTAATGATCCGCTGACCGTGCGTGACCGTACCATGCTGGAAGTGATGTACGGCGCGGGGCTGCGTTTATCGGAGCTGGTCGGGCTGAATACCGGGGATTTTGACCTGGCCACCGGCGAAGTGCGGGTGCTGGGGAAGGGCAGCAAAGAGCGCAAAGTGCCGCTCGGCAAAACGGCAGTTGCCTGTCTGGAGCGCTGGCTGCCGCTGCGTGAGCTGTATGACCCGGAAGACCGGGCGGTGTTTATCTCCACCAAAAGCGGTAAGCGGATTTCAGCGCGTAATGTGCAGAAACGGTTTGAATACTGGGGCCTGCACCAGGGGCTGAACAGCCATCTGAACCCGCATAAACTGCGCCACTCCTTTGCGACTCATATTCTGGAATCCAGCGGCGATCTGCGTGCCGTGCAGGAATTGCTGGGGCATGCTAATCTGTCCACCACGCAAATCTATACCCATCTGGATTTTCAGCATCTTGCCAATGTGTATGATGTTGCACATCCGCGGGCCAAACGAGGAAAACCGTAA
- the yigB gene encoding 5-amino-6-(5-phospho-D-ribitylamino)uracil phosphatase YigB: protein MRFYRPLSPVRAMTFDLDDTLYDNRPVMDKTEEEVIAFIRQYDPRFSELPADYINVFRDRIRRQQPEIFHDVSRWRLLSWRTFFLHYGYTAARAQAGADAVMAHFAQWRSRIDVPQSTHDTLTALAAKIPLVAITNGNMEPEKCGLADYFTFILKAGPDGRAKPFCDMYRTAAQRLALPAENILHVGDNLNTDVEGALCSGMQACWINLDGRDVYHDPETRLLPHIEITQLDSLTGLL, encoded by the coding sequence ATGCGTTTTTACCGCCCCCTTTCACCTGTCCGCGCCATGACGTTCGATCTTGACGACACGCTGTATGATAATCGTCCGGTGATGGATAAAACCGAGGAGGAGGTCATTGCGTTTATCCGTCAGTATGATCCGCGTTTCAGTGAATTACCGGCTGACTATATTAATGTGTTCCGTGACCGGATCCGCCGTCAGCAGCCGGAGATTTTCCATGATGTCAGCCGCTGGCGTCTGCTTTCCTGGCGCACCTTTTTCCTGCATTACGGCTATACCGCCGCCCGTGCTCAGGCTGGGGCGGATGCAGTGATGGCGCATTTTGCGCAGTGGCGCAGCCGTATTGATGTGCCGCAGTCCACGCATGACACGCTGACTGCGCTGGCGGCCAAAATTCCGCTGGTGGCGATCACCAACGGCAATATGGAGCCGGAAAAATGCGGGCTGGCAGATTATTTTACTTTTATTCTCAAAGCCGGTCCCGACGGGCGGGCAAAGCCGTTCTGCGATATGTACCGCACGGCGGCGCAGCGGCTGGCTCTCCCGGCAGAAAATATCCTGCATGTCGGTGATAACCTGAATACCGATGTGGAAGGTGCGCTGTGCAGCGGCATGCAGGCCTGCTGGATCAACCTTGACGGCCGTGATGTTTATCACGACCCGGAAACCCGCCTGCTGCCGCATATTGAAATTACACAGTTGGATTCTTTAACCGGACTGTTATAA
- the uvrD gene encoding DNA helicase II, translating into MEIMDVSYLLESLNDKQREAVAAPRSNMLVLAGAGSGKTRVLVHRIAWLLAVENASPFSVMSVTFTNKAAAEMRHRIEELVGTSEGGMWIGTFHGLAHRLLRAHHLDAGLPQDFQILDSEDQIRLIRRLIKAMNLDEKQWPAKQGCWYINGKKDEGLRPQHVESYGNPVEATWLRIYQAYQEACDRAGLVDFAELLLRAHELWLNKPAILQHYRDRFTNILVDEFQDTNSIQYAWVRMLAGDTGKVMIVGDDDQSIYGWRGAQVENIQRFLKDFPGATTIRLEQNYRSTNNILKAANALISHNSDRLGKNLWTDGEDGEPISLYCAFNDLDEARYVVGRIRQWHENGGALADCAILYRSNAQSRLQEEALLQAALPYRIYGGQRFFERQEIKDALAYLRLISNRHDDAAFERVVNTPTRGIGDRTLDVVRQTARERELTLWESCGVLLEEKALAGRAASALGRFLELINLLAQETDGLPLHVQTDRVIRDSGLRAHYEQEKGEKAQARIENLEELVTATNQFSYQDADEGLTPLQAFLSHAALESGEGQADRYQDAVQLMTLHSAKGLEFPQVFIVGVEEGMFPGMMSMEESGRLEEERRLAYVGVTRAMQKLTLTYAETRRLYGKEVYHRPSRFIGELPPECVEEVRLRATVSRPVNHQRLGTPITANDSGYTLGQRVRHPKFGEGTIINMEGNGEHTRLQIAFQGEGIKWLVASYAKLEKP; encoded by the coding sequence ATGGAAATTATGGACGTCTCTTATCTGCTTGAAAGCCTTAATGATAAACAGCGCGAAGCGGTGGCGGCTCCCCGCTCAAACATGCTGGTGCTGGCGGGTGCCGGTTCCGGAAAAACCCGGGTGCTGGTGCACCGTATCGCCTGGCTGCTGGCAGTGGAGAATGCGTCTCCGTTTTCGGTGATGTCAGTGACCTTTACCAACAAAGCGGCGGCGGAAATGCGCCACCGTATTGAAGAGCTGGTCGGTACCAGTGAGGGCGGGATGTGGATCGGGACGTTCCACGGCCTGGCACATCGTCTGCTGCGGGCGCATCACCTTGATGCCGGATTACCGCAGGATTTCCAGATCCTCGACAGTGAAGATCAGATCCGCCTGATCCGCCGTCTGATCAAAGCCATGAATCTCGATGAAAAACAGTGGCCGGCCAAACAGGGCTGCTGGTATATCAATGGTAAAAAAGATGAAGGATTGCGGCCTCAGCATGTTGAGAGCTACGGCAACCCGGTGGAAGCCACCTGGCTGCGGATCTACCAGGCCTATCAGGAAGCCTGCGACCGTGCGGGGCTGGTGGATTTTGCCGAGCTGCTGCTGCGCGCACATGAATTGTGGCTCAACAAACCGGCGATTTTACAGCACTACCGTGACCGTTTTACCAATATCCTCGTGGACGAATTCCAGGACACCAACAGCATCCAGTACGCCTGGGTGCGCATGCTGGCGGGTGATACCGGCAAAGTGATGATTGTCGGTGATGATGATCAGTCTATCTACGGCTGGCGCGGGGCGCAGGTGGAAAATATCCAGCGCTTCCTGAAAGATTTCCCGGGTGCGACCACTATCCGCCTCGAGCAAAATTACCGTTCCACCAACAATATCCTGAAAGCGGCGAACGCCCTGATCTCGCACAACAGCGACCGGCTGGGGAAAAACCTCTGGACGGACGGTGAGGACGGCGAGCCTATCTCTCTGTATTGTGCCTTTAATGATCTGGATGAGGCGCGTTATGTGGTCGGACGCATCAGACAGTGGCATGAGAACGGCGGGGCGCTGGCGGACTGCGCGATTCTCTACCGCAGTAACGCCCAGTCCCGTTTACAGGAAGAGGCGCTGTTACAGGCCGCGCTGCCGTACCGTATTTACGGCGGCCAGCGCTTCTTCGAGCGCCAGGAAATCAAAGATGCGCTGGCGTATCTGCGCCTGATTTCAAACCGTCATGACGATGCCGCATTTGAGCGTGTGGTGAACACCCCGACACGCGGGATCGGCGACCGCACCCTGGACGTGGTGCGTCAGACTGCCCGTGAGCGGGAACTGACCCTCTGGGAAAGCTGCGGTGTGCTGCTGGAAGAAAAAGCACTGGCGGGACGCGCTGCCTCCGCGCTGGGGCGCTTCCTCGAGCTGATCAATCTGCTGGCGCAGGAAACTGACGGCCTGCCGCTGCATGTGCAGACTGACCGCGTGATCCGCGATTCCGGACTGCGGGCACACTATGAGCAGGAAAAAGGTGAAAAAGCCCAGGCGCGGATCGAAAACTTAGAGGAACTGGTGACCGCAACCAACCAGTTCAGCTATCAGGATGCTGACGAAGGGCTGACGCCGTTACAGGCATTTCTGTCCCATGCCGCGCTGGAATCCGGCGAAGGTCAGGCGGACCGCTATCAGGATGCTGTCCAACTGATGACACTGCACTCCGCCAAAGGGCTGGAGTTCCCGCAGGTCTTTATCGTCGGGGTGGAAGAGGGCATGTTCCCGGGCATGATGTCGATGGAGGAGAGCGGCCGTCTTGAAGAGGAGCGGCGGCTGGCCTATGTCGGTGTGACCCGTGCCATGCAGAAGCTGACTCTGACCTATGCCGAGACCCGCCGTCTGTACGGCAAAGAGGTGTATCACCGGCCATCCCGTTTTATCGGTGAACTGCCGCCGGAGTGTGTGGAGGAAGTGCGTCTGCGTGCTACCGTATCCCGCCCGGTTAATCATCAGCGGCTCGGCACACCGATCACCGCCAATGACAGCGGTTATACCCTCGGGCAGCGTGTCCGTCATCCGAAATTCGGGGAGGGCACTATCATCAATATGGAAGGTAACGGCGAGCATACCCGCTTACAGATAGCCTTCCAGGGTGAAGGGATCAAATGGCTGGTGGCCTCCTACGCCAAACTGGAAAAACCCTGA
- the corA gene encoding magnesium/cobalt transporter CorA — MLSAFRVDNKRLQRLDLEEGDALTDALWVDISEPEEHERQLIQTQFNQELATSPELDDIEASARFFEDDDGLHVHSFFYYEDADDHAGNSTVAFTLRDGRLYTLRERELPAFRLYRMRARKQTMQDGNGYEILLDLFETKIEQLADEIENIYSNLETLSRAIMKGKQDDEFDKALSALAEQEDIGWKVRLCLMDTQRALNFLVRRTRLPANQLEQAREILRDIESLLPHNESLFQKVNFLMQAAMGFINIEQSRIIKIFSVVSVVFLPPTLVASSYGMNFKFMPELDWSLGYPAAIGVMVAAALAPYLYFKRKNWL; from the coding sequence ATGCTGAGCGCATTCAGAGTTGACAATAAGCGTTTGCAACGTCTTGATTTAGAAGAGGGCGACGCCCTGACAGATGCGCTGTGGGTGGATATTTCGGAACCGGAAGAGCATGAACGGCAGCTGATTCAGACTCAGTTCAACCAGGAACTGGCAACCAGCCCGGAACTGGATGATATCGAAGCCTCCGCGCGTTTCTTTGAGGACGATGACGGGCTTCACGTCCACTCCTTTTTCTATTACGAAGATGCGGACGACCACGCCGGAAACTCCACTGTGGCATTTACCCTGCGTGACGGGCGTTTATACACGCTGCGTGAGCGGGAACTGCCTGCTTTCCGCCTGTACCGTATGCGCGCGCGCAAACAGACCATGCAGGACGGCAACGGTTACGAAATCCTGCTGGATCTGTTTGAAACCAAAATCGAGCAGCTGGCGGATGAAATCGAAAACATCTACAGCAATCTGGAAACACTCAGCCGGGCGATTATGAAAGGCAAGCAGGATGATGAGTTCGATAAAGCCCTGTCTGCCCTGGCCGAGCAGGAAGATATCGGCTGGAAAGTCCGTCTGTGTCTGATGGATACCCAGCGCGCGCTGAACTTCCTGGTCCGCCGTACCCGTCTGCCTGCGAATCAGCTGGAGCAGGCACGCGAAATCCTGCGCGATATCGAATCCCTGCTGCCGCACAATGAATCCCTGTTCCAGAAAGTGAACTTCCTGATGCAGGCGGCGATGGGCTTTATCAATATCGAACAGAGCCGCATTATCAAAATCTTCTCCGTTGTTTCTGTGGTATTCCTGCCGCCGACACTGGTGGCATCGAGTTACGGGATGAACTTCAAATTTATGCCGGAGCTGGACTGGTCGCTGGGGTATCCTGCTGCGATCGGGGTGATGGTTGCCGCTGCACTCGCGCCGTATCTTTACTTCAAACGCAAGAACTGGCTGTAA
- a CDS encoding DedA family protein: MDWITHHLAVLHDHPLWLLAILFVIALSKSTIILSSVLPPASVMLMTVVTLAFPVVPVVIIWLVITLGAACGSMISYYLGRLIITRNYFPGLMAKYKTALGKAQARLQTSGLLILFTSRFIAVLRYLIPMAAGLLRFTQTRVLVTCLLSAGVWTALYMLIAKGIEFTFF; encoded by the coding sequence ATGGACTGGATCACGCATCATCTGGCGGTACTGCACGACCACCCGCTCTGGCTGCTGGCCATTCTGTTTGTTATCGCCCTGAGCAAATCCACGATTATTCTCTCATCTGTCCTGCCGCCCGCCTCTGTCATGCTGATGACGGTAGTGACGCTGGCATTTCCGGTCGTTCCGGTGGTGATTATCTGGCTGGTGATTACGCTGGGCGCGGCCTGTGGTTCGATGATTTCGTATTATCTCGGCCGTCTGATTATCACCCGCAACTATTTTCCGGGACTGATGGCGAAATACAAAACCGCCCTCGGTAAAGCCCAGGCACGGCTTCAGACCAGCGGGCTGCTGATCCTGTTTACCTCACGGTTTATTGCGGTGCTGCGCTATCTGATCCCGATGGCGGCCGGATTGCTGCGTTTCACACAGACCCGTGTACTGGTGACCTGTCTGCTGTCCGCCGGGGTCTGGACCGCCCTTTACATGCTGATTGCAAAGGGCATTGAGTTCACGTTTTTCTGA
- the rarD gene encoding EamA family transporter RarD codes for MSQQQTVKGVLCALGAYFIWGIAPVYFKLIQQVPADEILTHRIIWSFFFMILLITVSRQWPRIRQIIRQPKKIMILALTACIIASNWLIYIWAVNHNHMLEASLGYFINPLVNVLFGMLFLGERFRRMQWFAVCLAFTGVLIQLWQFGTVPVIGLSLAMTFGLYGLLRKKLGVDAQGGMLVETLWLLPVAGIYLLFFANSATSNMTMNSLTLNLLLIAAGIITTVPLLLFTEAANHLRLSTLGFFQYIGPTLMFVLATTAYGEAISAERLVTFAFIWAGLIVFTLDALYTQRHRYKKA; via the coding sequence ATGAGCCAGCAACAGACCGTAAAAGGCGTCCTTTGTGCTCTCGGCGCTTACTTTATCTGGGGTATTGCCCCTGTGTATTTCAAACTGATCCAACAGGTGCCTGCGGATGAGATCCTGACACACCGGATTATCTGGTCATTCTTTTTTATGATCCTGCTGATCACCGTGTCACGCCAGTGGCCGCGTATCCGCCAGATTATCCGCCAGCCGAAGAAAATCATGATCCTCGCGCTGACCGCCTGTATTATCGCCTCTAACTGGCTGATCTATATCTGGGCGGTGAACCACAACCATATGCTGGAAGCGAGTCTCGGGTACTTTATTAACCCGCTGGTCAACGTCCTGTTCGGAATGCTCTTTCTCGGTGAGCGTTTCCGCCGTATGCAATGGTTTGCCGTGTGTCTCGCCTTTACCGGCGTGCTGATCCAGCTCTGGCAGTTCGGTACTGTGCCGGTGATCGGGCTGAGTCTGGCCATGACATTCGGCCTGTATGGTCTGCTGCGCAAAAAACTAGGGGTGGATGCCCAGGGCGGGATGCTGGTGGAAACCTTGTGGCTGCTGCCGGTTGCGGGTATTTATCTGCTTTTCTTTGCCAACAGCGCCACCAGCAATATGACCATGAACAGCCTGACGCTGAATCTGCTGCTGATTGCCGCCGGGATTATCACCACCGTGCCGCTGCTGCTGTTTACCGAGGCCGCTAACCATCTGCGTCTCTCCACGCTCGGCTTCTTCCAGTACATCGGTCCGACCCTGATGTTTGTGCTGGCGACCACCGCATATGGCGAGGCTATTTCCGCCGAACGGCTGGTAACCTTTGCCTTTATCTGGGCGGGACTGATTGTCTTTACCCTGGATGCACTGTACACCCAGCGCCACCGCTACAAAAAAGCGTGA
- the recQ gene encoding ATP-dependent DNA helicase RecQ, whose amino-acid sequence MSTAEVINTLPDADAILRQVFGYQQFRAGQSDIIDTVTGGRDCLVVMPTGGGKSLCYQIPALMLPGLTVVVSPLISLMKDQVDQLRLLGVEAGYLNSAQTAQEQQKVLEGCHNNRIKLLYVAPERLLMSSFIRQLQQWQPSLLAVDEAHCISQWGHDFRPEYCAIGELRQHLPGVPVIALTATADNTTRSDICSRLRLSDPLIHISSFDRPNIRYTLVEKYKAFDQLWMFVRGQKGQCGIIYCNSRNKVEDVAARLQKRGLSVAAYHAGLDNSQREWVQDAFLKDNLQVVVATVAFGMGINKSNVRFVAHFDIPRNIESYYQETGRAGRDGVSAEAVLFYDPADMAWLRRCLDEKPAGPQKDIEQHKLNAMGAFAQAQTCRRLVLLNYFGENRQTPCGNCDICLDPPKQYDGLVEAQQALSCIYRAGQRFGLGYIVDVLRGSNNQRIREYGHDKLAVYGIGKDKSQEHWVSVLRQLIHLGLITQNIANYSALQLTESARPVLRGEVPLQLAVPRIQNIKPRQTARSYGGNYDKKLFAKLRKLRKSIADEENIPPFVVFNDATLIEMAEQCPVRANDLLLINGVGERKLERFGDAFMALIREHLTGFDD is encoded by the coding sequence GTGTCTACCGCTGAAGTCATCAATACCCTGCCCGACGCTGACGCTATCCTGCGCCAGGTCTTTGGTTATCAGCAATTCCGTGCCGGACAGTCCGATATTATCGATACCGTGACCGGCGGACGCGATTGTCTGGTGGTCATGCCGACGGGCGGCGGGAAATCACTGTGTTATCAGATTCCGGCACTGATGCTGCCGGGGCTGACAGTGGTGGTGTCACCGCTGATTTCCCTGATGAAAGATCAGGTCGATCAGCTGCGCCTGCTCGGGGTGGAAGCCGGTTATCTGAATTCGGCACAGACCGCGCAGGAACAGCAGAAGGTACTGGAAGGGTGTCACAATAACCGCATCAAACTGCTGTATGTGGCACCGGAACGCCTGCTGATGAGCAGTTTTATCCGCCAGTTACAGCAGTGGCAGCCGTCGCTGCTGGCGGTGGATGAAGCGCACTGTATCTCTCAGTGGGGACACGATTTCCGGCCGGAATACTGCGCGATAGGCGAGCTTCGCCAGCATCTGCCGGGTGTGCCGGTGATTGCCCTGACGGCCACCGCCGATAATACCACCCGTTCTGATATCTGCTCGCGGCTGCGCCTCAGTGACCCGCTGATCCACATCAGCAGCTTTGACCGCCCGAATATCCGCTACACGCTGGTGGAAAAATATAAAGCGTTTGATCAGCTGTGGATGTTTGTCCGTGGTCAGAAAGGCCAGTGCGGTATTATTTACTGTAACAGCCGTAATAAAGTGGAAGATGTCGCCGCCCGTCTGCAAAAGCGCGGACTGAGTGTCGCGGCGTATCATGCCGGCCTGGATAATTCACAGCGTGAATGGGTCCAGGATGCTTTCCTCAAGGACAACTTACAGGTCGTGGTCGCCACGGTGGCATTCGGGATGGGGATTAACAAATCCAACGTCCGTTTTGTCGCGCACTTTGATATCCCGCGCAATATTGAGTCCTATTATCAGGAAACCGGCCGTGCAGGACGTGACGGGGTCAGTGCGGAAGCGGTTCTGTTTTATGACCCGGCGGATATGGCGTGGCTGCGCCGTTGTCTGGATGAAAAACCGGCCGGGCCGCAGAAAGATATCGAACAGCACAAGCTGAATGCCATGGGCGCGTTTGCCCAGGCACAGACCTGCCGCCGTCTGGTATTGCTCAATTACTTCGGTGAGAACCGCCAGACACCGTGCGGTAACTGCGATATCTGCCTGGATCCGCCGAAACAGTATGACGGGCTGGTTGAGGCACAGCAGGCGCTGTCCTGCATCTACCGCGCCGGGCAGCGTTTTGGTCTGGGGTATATTGTGGATGTGCTGCGCGGCTCGAATAATCAGCGGATCCGTGAATACGGACACGACAAACTCGCGGTTTACGGTATAGGCAAAGATAAAAGCCAGGAACACTGGGTCAGTGTGCTGCGCCAGTTGATCCACTTAGGGCTGATAACGCAAAACATCGCCAATTATTCTGCGTTACAATTAACCGAATCCGCCCGTCCGGTTCTGCGCGGCGAAGTACCGCTGCAACTCGCGGTGCCGAGGATCCAGAATATCAAACCGCGTCAGACTGCCCGCAGCTACGGCGGTAATTACGACAAAAAACTGTTCGCGAAATTGCGCAAGCTGCGCAAATCCATTGCGGATGAGGAAAATATCCCGCCGTTTGTGGTGTTTAACGATGCCACACTCATTGAAATGGCGGAACAATGCCCGGTCAGGGCAAATGATTTACTCTTGATAAATGGCGTCGGAGAGCGGAAACTGGAACGATTCGGCGATGCATTTATGGCCCTTATCCGCGAGCATCTCACCGGATTTGATGACTAA